A stretch of DNA from Oryza brachyantha chromosome 4, ObraRS2, whole genome shotgun sequence:
AAACccaaatactaaaaaaaaaacaaacactgGTTCTTCCTTCAGGGAACTGCGAGGCCGATTTCGCGCCCTTTGGACGGCACGTCGGGGCGGTATCTCTTCCACGGCTTGTAATCCTTCTTCTCCAGCATCTTCTCCACCTCCTCGAACTGCAGGCCCTTGGTCTCCGGCACGgtgaagaagacgacgacgagcgcgaACAGGGAGACCGCgcagaagaggaagaaggtgGCCGACGTGCCGAGCGCCTTGGTGAGGCTCAGGAACGTCTGCGTCACGATGAGGTTCGACACCCAGTTGGCCACCGCCGCGATGCCGCCGCAGACGCCCCTGAACCGCAGCGGGTAGATCTCCGAGTTGACGATCCACGGCACGGTGCCCATGCCGGGCGAGTAGGAGACGATGTACGCGCCGAGCGCCACCAGCGCCAGCCACCCGAAGTTGTTGGGGCACCCTTCCGTGTAGAACTCCCGGTCGTCGGCGTGGCAGGTCCGCCGCGACGCGTCGCTCACCGCCAGGCACGCGCCGGGAAGAAGCTGCTCATCCAAATTAAGCTCACACCTCAGATCAATGGAGAGATTCCAACAAGATTAGCAAGAACAGCATCGAAGGGTGTGCTACCTTGTTCCCTTCATGGGCGCAGAAGCCGCAGGTGGACTCGGCCTTGAGGCAGTTCATGCAGTTCCAGCTAGCGCGCGGGCTGTACTCCGGGCACGTCTGCGTCTGGTTGGCGAACAGCCGCGTCTCCAGGTCGCTGACGGGCGGCGCGTGgtgcgcggcgccgaggaaggTGCCCCCGAGCACGGCGAGCCACACGACGATGCCGACGAGGCTGATGAGCatcaggcgacggcggccggcccTGTCCACGAAGAACATGCTGACGATCGAGCCGATGGCGTTGAGGCCCGAGGTGATGAGGGACAGCGCCATGGCCGTGTTGTTCGACGCGAAGCCCGCCAGCTGGACGATCGTCGGGCTGTAGTACATGACGGTGTTGATGCCGACGAGCTGCTGGGCGACCTGCGCGATGACGCCGGCCATGAGGCCCCGGCGGACGACCTTGCTTCCCAGTGCCTTCTTCAGCTTTCCAAGCAGACCCTGATCACCGCCAATGGAGCCCTCCAACTGTATCTCCACTTCAATCGATCGGCGCAACGCATCGATCTCTTGTTCAACCTCAGTCGCGGGGTAAATCTTTCTTAATATCGCTGCAGCCTCCTCTTTCCTATTCTGTGCAGATCGTAGTAATTTCCagcaaaattttttagcttcactgccaattttttttccaacaaaaATGCACTTACAAAAGTCGTGCATATGTAACAATATACTATGGAGTGCTACACATctatgcataaatatatatatatatatatatatatatatatatatatatatatatatatatatatatatatatatatatttgaagtgaATCATATGTGGATAAATATTGACCTCTGCTGGGAGGTCTGGTGTGAAAGAAACCGCCGTGTGTTCCAAGGAGAAGAATTGCAGTGTGTGCAACTAATCCGGAAGATAAAGGAAGAGATACGAACTTGGGTGATTTGTGGAGCAAAGGATTTAGCGAGAATAACAACCTAACGTACATGTAAAAGGGGCAAGACTTTCCCTAAACCTTGTTCAGCGGAATGCGGAGTCCAATCTTCTAATTTCGGGCCGCTAGCTAGGCCTTTCTCTAGTCATCTGCGGGTGACCTTGTACATATTTTCACTCCTTCTGAATATATCCCCCGGGTCTTACCGGaagtttcaaaaaataaataaataaataaatattgacCTGTCTGTAAAGCCACCTCGGTGATTCAGGTAGCATCCACATTAGTATGAACTGAAGCAGAGCAGGAACTCCTGCAATGCCAAGCATCCACCTCCAGGTTCCTGTTACCTGACAAAAGCCATCGAGATATCGTTACTGCTGCAccttgaaaagaaaagaaatggtaAGAATTATGAGATTTGAGTGAGCTAGTGAGTGCCTTAGTGAAGGCCAGATTAATGAGGTACGCCATGAACTGCCCTCCGGTGATCAGAAGCCCGTTTGTGCTCACAAGTGCACCTCTGATTCTAGCGGGAGAGGCTTCGGAAATGTACAGAGGCGCTGTCATGGAAGCCATTCCAACCCCAAGACCGACAAAGATCCTCCCAACAATGATAACCGCCGGTGTTGGGGCGAGGGCCATGATCAAGGCACCTGCGAGGAACAGGGCATCAGCGATCAAGATGGAAGGCTTCCTTCCAAACTTGTCGTTCATCCAGCCACCAAGTCCAGCTCCGA
This window harbors:
- the LOC102703389 gene encoding probable inositol transporter 2 codes for the protein MEGGATVADKAEFKECLRLTWTQPYILRLVLSAGIGGLLFGYDTGVISGALLYIRDDFSAVEKSTVLRETIVSMAVAGAIVGAGLGGWMNDKFGRKPSILIADALFLAGALIMALAPTPAVIIVGRIFVGLGVGMASMTAPLYISEASPARIRGALVSTNGLLITGGQFMAYLINLAFTKVTGTWRWMLGIAGVPALLQFILMWMLPESPRWLYRQNRKEEAAAILRKIYPATEVEQEIDALRRSIEVEIQLEGSIGGDQGLLGKLKKALGSKVVRRGLMAGVIAQVAQQLVGINTVMYYSPTIVQLAGFASNNTAMALSLITSGLNAIGSIVSMFFVDRAGRRRLMLISLVGIVVWLAVLGGTFLGAAHHAPPVSDLETRLFANQTQTCPEYSPRASWNCMNCLKAESTCGFCAHEGNKLLPGACLAVSDASRRTCHADDREFYTEGCPNNFGWLALVALGAYIVSYSPGMGTVPWIVNSEIYPLRFRGVCGGIAAVANWVSNLIVTQTFLSLTKALGTSATFFLFCAVSLFALVVVFFTVPETKGLQFEEVEKMLEKKDYKPWKRYRPDVPSKGREIGLAVP